A single window of Thalassomonas viridans DNA harbors:
- a CDS encoding DUF885 domain-containing protein: MKKQLLGASVVLLLSACQSNSISSQPTLENASKSALASAVQAGQNEAQRLNLLLEEYFNESMALNPVYATFVGEYAYNDKFNEPISEASRAKDLAFEKKYLAAIKAIDADKLEGQDLLSYQIFKRDREMAILGSRFDDYLMPLDQMSGVHNYFAGLGSGSSAQPFNSAQDYYNFEQRAKGFALYMDSTIEAMREGIEKQVVLPKAIIEKVIPQLQAHVVDDVKKSVFYGPLTMLESNEQISASEKAKITASYSKMIEQVIIPAFKKTYEFMRDEYRPHGRDSVGLSALPNGKAWYEYQIAENTTLSLSAEEIHEYGQQEVARILAEMKKVKETVGFKGSLPEFFTFLKEDEQFYFKSEQEVVDAYEGVKAKINSRVGKLFEVFPKADYEVRPVEAFRAASSAGASYQNPAPDGSRPGIFYINTHNLKAQPKFIMETLSIHEASPGHHFQIAIQQEVEGLAKFRKFGGYTVFAEGWALYAESLGKEMGLFTDPYQWYGRLVDEQLRAMRLVVDTGLHAMGWSRQQAIDFMAANSSMAASDIESEVERYISIPGQALAYKIGQRAIRDMRTKAEAALGDKFDIRKFHTQILIDGALPMPVLQAKVEQWVKEQKKA, from the coding sequence ATGAAAAAGCAACTTTTGGGGGCGTCAGTTGTTTTACTGTTGAGCGCGTGCCAGTCAAATTCCATCTCTTCACAGCCGACGTTAGAAAATGCTTCGAAAAGTGCGCTAGCCAGTGCGGTTCAGGCCGGACAGAATGAAGCGCAGCGTTTAAATCTGTTATTGGAAGAATATTTTAACGAGAGCATGGCCCTGAATCCGGTATATGCTACCTTTGTCGGTGAATATGCCTATAACGATAAATTTAATGAGCCTATCAGTGAGGCAAGCCGGGCAAAAGACCTGGCTTTTGAGAAAAAGTATCTGGCGGCTATCAAGGCAATAGATGCCGATAAGCTCGAAGGGCAGGATTTATTAAGCTATCAGATTTTCAAACGCGACCGGGAAATGGCTATTCTCGGCAGCCGCTTTGATGATTACCTGATGCCGCTGGACCAAATGTCCGGAGTACACAACTATTTCGCCGGCCTGGGCTCGGGCAGCAGCGCCCAGCCTTTTAATAGCGCACAGGATTATTATAACTTTGAGCAGCGGGCCAAAGGCTTTGCCCTTTATATGGACAGCACCATAGAGGCTATGCGTGAGGGCATCGAAAAGCAGGTGGTTTTGCCCAAGGCGATTATCGAGAAGGTGATCCCCCAGCTACAAGCCCATGTGGTTGACGACGTGAAGAAGAGTGTTTTCTACGGGCCACTGACTATGCTGGAAAGCAACGAGCAAATCAGCGCCTCGGAAAAAGCCAAGATAACCGCCAGTTACAGCAAGATGATAGAGCAGGTGATTATTCCGGCCTTTAAGAAAACCTATGAGTTTATGCGTGACGAATATCGGCCGCACGGGCGGGATTCTGTCGGCTTGTCAGCCCTGCCCAACGGTAAAGCCTGGTATGAGTATCAGATTGCCGAAAACACCACCTTGTCGTTAAGCGCGGAAGAAATCCATGAGTACGGTCAGCAGGAAGTAGCCCGTATTCTGGCGGAAATGAAAAAGGTCAAAGAAACCGTTGGCTTTAAGGGCAGCTTGCCTGAGTTCTTTACTTTCCTGAAAGAAGATGAGCAATTCTACTTTAAGTCTGAGCAGGAAGTGGTGGACGCCTACGAAGGGGTGAAAGCCAAGATCAACAGCCGGGTAGGCAAATTGTTTGAAGTGTTCCCGAAAGCGGATTATGAAGTGCGCCCGGTGGAAGCTTTCCGTGCGGCCTCTTCGGCAGGCGCCAGTTACCAGAACCCGGCGCCTGACGGCTCACGTCCGGGGATCTTTTATATCAACACCCATAACTTAAAGGCGCAGCCGAAGTTTATTATGGAAACCTTGAGTATCCATGAAGCCTCTCCGGGGCATCACTTCCAGATTGCCATCCAGCAGGAAGTGGAAGGGTTGGCGAAGTTCCGCAAGTTCGGCGGTTATACCGTGTTTGCCGAAGGCTGGGCGCTGTATGCGGAGAGCCTGGGTAAAGAGATGGGGCTGTTTACCGACCCATACCAGTGGTACGGACGCCTGGTGGACGAGCAGCTTAGGGCCATGCGGTTAGTGGTAGATACCGGTTTGCACGCCATGGGTTGGAGCCGTCAGCAGGCAATCGACTTTATGGCCGCCAATTCTTCCATGGCCGCCAGTGATATCGAGTCGGAAGTGGAGCGCTATATCTCTATTCCGGGGCAGGCATTGGCTTATAAGATTGGCCAGCGCGCTATCCGCGACATGCGCACTAAAGCGGAAGCGGCTTTGGGGGATAAGTTCGATATCCGTAAATTCCATACCCAGATTTTGATTGACGGTGCTTTGCCTATGCCGGTGTTGCAGGCCAAGGTAGAGCAATGGGTGAAAGAGCAAAAAAAGGCTTAA
- a CDS encoding cytochrome c oxidase subunit 3, producing the protein MSIISKLTEKPWLAADEANLAANGAVAYKPSGFPAKTALKFFIAVVSVLFFLFTITYLSRSQYPDFQALAGEPWLPLTNSVHLWVNSGFLLLASIFLQLSAKGANRQATDGESSQAGQVDGGEINSLLVYLVLAVIFSIAFVFGQYLVWQQLARQGFLVSSNPANSYFYMLTAVHGIHLLGGLLALVRVLVHFYRKSELALLRRSLGLCAFYWHYLFLLWMFLFALLTASPDTYNAIAAFCGF; encoded by the coding sequence ATGAGTATTATTTCTAAACTCACCGAAAAGCCCTGGCTGGCGGCGGATGAAGCCAACCTGGCCGCGAACGGCGCGGTGGCTTATAAGCCGTCGGGATTCCCGGCAAAAACCGCTTTGAAGTTTTTTATCGCCGTAGTGTCTGTGCTGTTTTTTCTGTTTACCATTACCTATTTATCCCGCTCCCAGTATCCGGATTTCCAGGCCCTGGCAGGGGAGCCCTGGTTGCCCCTGACCAATTCCGTGCACTTGTGGGTTAACAGCGGCTTTTTGCTACTGGCGAGTATTTTCCTGCAGCTGTCCGCCAAAGGGGCAAACCGCCAGGCAACTGATGGGGAAAGCTCGCAAGCGGGCCAAGTGGATGGGGGGGAAATTAACAGCCTGCTGGTTTACCTGGTGCTGGCGGTGATTTTTTCTATCGCTTTTGTTTTCGGCCAGTATTTAGTGTGGCAGCAGCTGGCCCGGCAGGGCTTTTTAGTCTCCAGCAACCCCGCCAACAGCTATTTTTATATGTTAACCGCGGTGCACGGCATTCACTTGCTGGGCGGCTTACTGGCACTGGTGCGGGTATTGGTGCATTTTTACCGTAAAAGCGAGCTGGCGTTGCTCAGGCGCAGCCTGGGGCTGTGTGCTTTTTATTGGCACTACTTGTTCCTGTTGTGGATGTTTTTGTTTGCCCTGTTAACGGCGAGTCCGGATACCTATAACGCGATCGCTGCTTTTTGCGGCTTTTAG
- a CDS encoding SCO family protein: MRRSKLGINWSVRSKLNMSLAIIGGFLLALIWLLLYLPEAISSLSYSLLNYTKSADAGPIGAPLTKVRLSKGTKLTPGIEMGSFQLRDHNNNVFNNQALKGRWHLISYGYTSCPDICPNTLLLLNQLENKLKAGNRFADLHFLFYSIDPGRDSAEKLALYVTYFSENLTGIRADETTGSRAFEQDLGIKAVVNSKGENGDYQVSHGVALYLINPDGQLQAVFQPLRDPFGNRAFDLGHLYRDYLWIRDNLG; encoded by the coding sequence ATGCGGCGTTCGAAACTGGGTATTAACTGGAGTGTCAGATCTAAGCTGAACATGAGTTTAGCCATCATCGGCGGCTTTTTGCTGGCCCTGATCTGGCTGCTGCTTTATTTGCCGGAAGCTATTTCTTCCCTTAGCTATTCGCTGTTAAATTACACCAAGTCTGCGGATGCCGGCCCTATTGGGGCGCCGTTAACCAAAGTGCGCCTCAGTAAAGGCACGAAATTAACCCCGGGTATTGAGATGGGGTCATTTCAGCTCAGGGATCATAATAACAATGTCTTTAATAATCAGGCGCTAAAGGGAAGATGGCATTTGATTTCTTATGGTTATACCTCCTGCCCGGATATTTGTCCCAATACCTTGCTGTTGCTGAACCAGCTGGAAAATAAGCTTAAAGCCGGTAACCGTTTTGCCGACCTGCACTTTTTGTTTTACAGCATAGACCCGGGACGCGACAGTGCTGAGAAACTGGCGTTATATGTAACTTATTTCAGCGAAAACCTGACCGGTATCAGGGCCGATGAAACGACAGGCTCGCGGGCTTTTGAACAGGATCTGGGGATCAAGGCCGTGGTTAACAGCAAGGGAGAAAACGGCGATTATCAGGTTAGCCATGGCGTGGCCTTATATCTTATCAATCCCGACGGGCAGTTGCAGGCGGTCTTTCAGCCGCTGAGGGATCCTTTTGGCAACCGGGCATTTGACCTTGGGCACCTGTATCGCGATTATCTCTGGATCCGTGACAACCTAGGCTAA
- a CDS encoding c-type cytochrome produces the protein MLVAIVILILVVGSLVFHFASPWWFTPLASNWSAIDDTINITFWVTGIVFVLVNCFLAYAVFRYRFNKNKRADYEPENKKLESWLTLITTAGVAAMLAPGLFVWGQFVNVPEDADVFEAVGQQWHWSYRLPGEDGVLGQTAVELISEKNPFGINPEDANGLDDVLIFSNEMHVPIDQPVKVVMRSKDVLHNFAVPQFRVKMDLVPGLASYLWFTPTRLGRYEILCEELCGMAHYTMRGHIVVESRENYDLWLSRQTTFAQTLKAPEYDLVKGKALFASCSACHGGAGEGNEVMNTPSLAGQSSWYMKRQLKYYQQGVRGSHKDDQYGQQMAAMAATLSDDKAIDDVLAYIATLPGKAEPAAPAPGDSVKGKHLFRNCAYCHGNNAEGKFALNAPKLTTLQPWYLKRQITNYQQSIRGAHPEDLYGNQMILMSRLLQSEQAVDDVVAYIRSLAPDGGTLTSKAVLPGPVSEGE, from the coding sequence ATGCTGGTAGCAATTGTCATTTTAATCCTAGTGGTCGGTTCGCTGGTGTTTCATTTTGCCAGTCCCTGGTGGTTTACGCCGCTGGCGTCCAACTGGAGCGCAATAGATGACACTATCAATATTACCTTCTGGGTGACCGGCATTGTTTTTGTGCTGGTTAATTGCTTTCTCGCCTATGCCGTATTCCGTTACCGCTTCAATAAAAATAAACGCGCCGATTATGAGCCGGAAAATAAAAAACTGGAAAGTTGGCTGACCCTGATCACCACCGCAGGGGTGGCGGCTATGCTGGCGCCGGGATTATTTGTCTGGGGGCAATTTGTCAATGTGCCGGAAGATGCCGATGTCTTTGAAGCGGTTGGCCAGCAATGGCACTGGAGTTACCGCTTACCCGGGGAAGACGGGGTGCTGGGGCAGACGGCGGTGGAGCTTATCAGCGAAAAAAATCCTTTCGGCATCAATCCCGAAGACGCCAACGGCCTGGACGATGTTTTAATTTTCAGCAATGAAATGCATGTGCCGATAGACCAGCCGGTAAAGGTGGTGATGCGTTCAAAAGATGTGCTGCACAATTTTGCCGTGCCCCAGTTCAGGGTCAAGATGGATCTGGTGCCGGGGCTGGCCAGTTACCTGTGGTTTACGCCAACCCGCTTGGGCAGGTATGAAATTCTCTGTGAAGAGCTTTGCGGTATGGCCCACTATACCATGCGCGGCCATATAGTGGTGGAGAGCCGGGAAAATTATGATCTCTGGTTGAGCAGGCAGACGACCTTTGCCCAGACCTTAAAAGCGCCCGAGTATGATCTGGTTAAGGGCAAGGCGCTTTTCGCCAGCTGTTCCGCCTGTCACGGCGGGGCGGGGGAGGGCAATGAGGTGATGAATACCCCGTCCCTGGCGGGTCAGTCATCCTGGTATATGAAACGCCAGCTGAAATATTATCAGCAGGGGGTCAGGGGCAGCCATAAAGACGATCAATACGGTCAGCAGATGGCGGCGATGGCCGCGACCCTGTCCGACGATAAGGCGATTGATGATGTACTGGCCTATATTGCCACTTTGCCCGGCAAGGCAGAACCTGCAGCTCCCGCTCCCGGAGATTCCGTGAAAGGCAAGCATCTGTTCCGTAACTGCGCATACTGCCATGGTAATAATGCCGAAGGAAAGTTTGCCCTTAATGCCCCTAAGTTGACAACCCTGCAGCCCTGGTACCTGAAAAGACAGATCACTAATTACCAGCAAAGCATCAGGGGAGCCCACCCCGAAGATCTGTACGGCAACCAGATGATTCTTATGTCCAGGTTACTGCAAAGCGAACAGGCGGTGGATGATGTGGTGGCTTATATTCGTTCGCTTGCGCCTGATGGCGGGACATTAACATCGAAAGCCGTGTTGCCTGGTCCGGTATCCGAAGGGGAGTAG
- a CDS encoding heme-copper oxidase subunit III family protein has protein sequence MMKENIQASEDKNEDNWQGVVRDWSADKQTFDMPWGKLMMWIFLLSDTFIFSIFLTGYMNVRMSAMDSWPNASEVFALTIAGHHIPLVLIAIMTFVLITSSGTMAMAVNYAYRGDKKRTVYFMAATALLGALFVGMQAFEWTKLIVDEGIRPWGNPMGAAQFGAAFFMITGFHGMHVSAGVIYLAVVARKVARGDYENKGYHIVEITGLYWHFVDLVWVFIFAFFYLW, from the coding sequence ATGATGAAAGAGAATATACAGGCATCAGAAGATAAAAATGAGGACAACTGGCAGGGAGTAGTCAGGGACTGGTCGGCGGATAAGCAGACCTTCGATATGCCCTGGGGCAAGTTGATGATGTGGATCTTCCTGCTCAGCGACACTTTCATCTTCAGCATCTTTCTTACCGGCTATATGAATGTGCGCATGTCCGCCATGGACAGCTGGCCCAACGCCAGCGAAGTGTTCGCCCTGACGATTGCCGGGCACCATATCCCTTTGGTGCTGATCGCCATTATGACCTTCGTGCTGATCACCAGCAGCGGCACTATGGCGATGGCGGTAAACTACGCCTACCGGGGAGATAAGAAAAGAACCGTTTATTTTATGGCGGCCACCGCCCTGTTGGGGGCATTGTTTGTCGGCATGCAGGCTTTTGAATGGACTAAGCTTATTGTCGATGAAGGCATCAGGCCCTGGGGCAATCCCATGGGGGCGGCGCAGTTTGGTGCGGCCTTTTTTATGATCACCGGGTTTCACGGCATGCATGTCAGCGCCGGGGTGATCTACCTGGCGGTGGTCGCCAGGAAGGTGGCCAGGGGAGATTACGAAAACAAGGGGTACCATATCGTCGAAATTACCGGCTTGTACTGGCACTTCGTGGATCTGGTGTGGGTGTTTATTTTTGCCTTTTTCTATTTATGGTGA
- a CDS encoding response regulator — MKQKILIVEDESKLARLMSDYLEQADFETEWLDNGLEVVDWVRRHPVDFILLDLMLPGKDGIEICKEIRQFSQVPIIMVTARIEEVDRLLGLELGADDYVCKPYSPREVLARIKAVGRRCSGNHRVIRDPAIALYDEGYGVAVKGEKVNLTQVEFQLFKIMLAQPDKVFTREQLMTQVYDDHRIVSARTIDCHIKKIRKKLAVALPGAEVIQAVYGVGYKVESCRA; from the coding sequence ATGAAGCAGAAGATACTGATTGTTGAAGATGAAAGTAAACTGGCGAGGTTAATGTCGGACTACCTTGAACAGGCTGATTTTGAAACCGAGTGGCTCGATAATGGCCTGGAGGTGGTCGATTGGGTCAGGCGGCATCCTGTAGATTTTATTCTGCTTGATTTAATGTTGCCGGGGAAAGACGGTATTGAGATATGCAAGGAGATCCGGCAATTCTCCCAGGTGCCTATTATTATGGTGACGGCGCGGATAGAGGAAGTCGACCGTTTGCTGGGGCTGGAATTAGGGGCCGATGATTATGTCTGTAAACCTTATAGCCCGAGGGAGGTGCTGGCAAGGATCAAGGCGGTTGGCAGGCGTTGTTCCGGCAATCACAGGGTTATCCGGGATCCTGCCATCGCGCTTTACGATGAAGGCTATGGCGTGGCGGTTAAGGGAGAAAAAGTTAACCTGACCCAGGTGGAATTCCAGCTGTTTAAAATCATGCTGGCGCAGCCGGACAAGGTGTTTACCCGGGAGCAGTTGATGACGCAGGTTTATGATGATCACCGTATTGTCAGTGCGCGCACCATAGACTGCCATATCAAAAAAATACGTAAAAAGCTTGCCGTGGCTTTGCCCGGAGCTGAAGTGATCCAGGCGGTTTATGGTGTAGGTTATAAGGTGGAAAGCTGCAGGGCTTAG
- a CDS encoding cytochrome C oxidase subunit IV family protein, giving the protein MNESHVQAQAQQGGQQHPISLYLKVWLLLFVLSTLSYMVDYFQLQGMLRWSLILIFMFLKAGFILAIFMHVSWERIALKLVLFLPPLAILLLIVLMAIEGDYTFVNRLLSFLSS; this is encoded by the coding sequence ATGAATGAGTCGCATGTACAGGCGCAGGCACAGCAGGGGGGACAGCAACACCCCATCAGTTTATACCTTAAGGTTTGGCTGCTGCTTTTTGTTCTCAGTACCCTGTCGTATATGGTGGATTATTTTCAGTTGCAGGGTATGCTCAGGTGGTCGCTGATTTTGATTTTTATGTTCCTCAAGGCAGGGTTTATCCTGGCGATCTTTATGCATGTGAGCTGGGAGCGCATTGCCCTGAAGCTGGTGTTGTTTTTGCCGCCTCTGGCGATCCTGCTGTTGATTGTTTTGATGGCCATAGAAGGGGACTATACCTTTGTTAACCGGTTGCTTTCTTTTCTCTCTTCATAA
- a CDS encoding cytochrome c oxidase subunit I, with the protein MTSYTAIADQVDDSPHPGSFFTKYIWSQDHKVIAIQYSITAIGVGLVALVLSGLMRLQLGFPDTFSFIDPAAYLQFVTMHGMIMVIYLLTALLLGGFGNYLIPLMIGARDMVFPFLNMLSYWTYLLAVIVLLASFFVTGGPTGAGWTLYPPQTILPGTPGNDGGIILMLASLAIFIIAFTMGGLNYVTTILQARAKGMTLMRMPLTIWGIFIATILGLLAFPALLVSAIMMMFDKLVGTSFFMPALLSLGETLDYTGGSPVLFQHLFWFFGHPEVYIVALPAFGMVSDVLATHARKNIFGYRMMVWAIVAIGGLSFIVWAHHMYVSGMNPYFGFFFATTTLIIAVPTALKVYNWVLTLWRGNIHMTVPMMFAIGFIFTFTHGGLTGLFLGNVVVDLPLSDTYFVVAHFHMVMGVSPIMVLFAAIYHWFPKITGRFLHNGLGKAHFWLTFLGTYAIYLPMHYLGFLGVPRRYFAMGPTEFIPDSAQTLNANITISAIIVGVVQLIFIFNVIWSIFKGKKAGDNPWGATTLEWQTQTTPPGHGNWGEKIPVVYRWAYDYSVPGVKADFIPQNMPDNEVEKQDPDRPLGDNVVPLKEKSPREDK; encoded by the coding sequence ATGACTTCTTATACCGCTATTGCCGATCAAGTTGATGACTCCCCCCATCCCGGGAGTTTTTTTACCAAGTATATCTGGAGCCAGGATCATAAAGTGATCGCGATACAGTATTCTATCACCGCTATCGGTGTTGGTCTGGTGGCCTTGGTGCTGTCGGGGCTGATGCGTTTGCAGTTGGGCTTCCCCGATACCTTTTCCTTTATTGATCCCGCCGCCTATCTGCAATTTGTGACCATGCACGGCATGATCATGGTGATTTACCTGCTCACGGCCCTGTTACTGGGGGGATTTGGCAACTACCTGATCCCGCTGATGATAGGGGCCAGGGATATGGTATTCCCCTTCCTGAATATGCTCAGCTACTGGACCTATTTGCTGGCGGTGATCGTGCTTCTGGCCAGCTTTTTTGTGACCGGCGGTCCCACGGGGGCCGGCTGGACCTTATATCCGCCGCAGACGATTTTGCCCGGCACCCCGGGGAACGACGGCGGCATTATTTTAATGCTGGCTTCGTTGGCGATCTTTATTATCGCCTTTACCATGGGGGGCTTAAATTACGTTACCACCATATTGCAGGCCAGGGCCAAGGGCATGACCCTGATGCGCATGCCGCTGACCATCTGGGGCATTTTTATCGCCACCATTTTGGGCTTGCTGGCCTTCCCCGCTTTGCTGGTCAGCGCCATTATGATGATGTTCGACAAGCTTGTCGGCACCAGTTTCTTTATGCCGGCGTTGTTATCCCTGGGGGAAACCCTGGATTATACCGGCGGCAGTCCGGTGCTGTTCCAGCACCTGTTCTGGTTTTTCGGCCACCCTGAGGTTTATATTGTTGCCCTGCCGGCTTTTGGTATGGTGTCCGATGTGCTGGCGACCCATGCCCGGAAGAATATTTTCGGCTACCGCATGATGGTGTGGGCGATAGTGGCCATCGGCGGCTTAAGTTTTATCGTCTGGGCCCACCATATGTATGTCAGCGGTATGAATCCCTATTTCGGCTTTTTCTTTGCCACCACTACCCTGATCATTGCCGTGCCGACGGCGCTGAAGGTGTATAACTGGGTGCTGACCTTGTGGCGGGGCAATATCCATATGACGGTGCCTATGATGTTCGCCATAGGCTTTATTTTTACCTTTACCCATGGCGGCCTTACCGGGCTCTTTTTAGGCAATGTCGTGGTGGATCTGCCGCTGTCGGATACCTATTTCGTGGTGGCGCATTTTCATATGGTGATGGGGGTATCCCCAATTATGGTGCTGTTTGCTGCCATCTATCACTGGTTTCCCAAGATCACCGGGCGCTTTTTACATAACGGCTTAGGCAAGGCGCATTTCTGGCTGACCTTCCTCGGCACCTACGCCATTTACCTGCCGATGCACTACCTGGGTTTCCTCGGCGTGCCCAGGCGTTATTTTGCTATGGGACCGACGGAGTTTATTCCCGACTCGGCGCAGACGCTTAATGCCAATATTACCATTTCGGCGATTATTGTCGGCGTGGTGCAGCTGATCTTTATCTTTAACGTGATCTGGAGCATTTTCAAGGGTAAAAAGGCCGGTGATAACCCCTGGGGAGCCACCACTTTGGAATGGCAAACCCAGACCACGCCTCCCGGGCATGGCAACTGGGGAGAAAAAATACCTGTGGTCTACCGCTGGGCTTACGACTATAGCGTGCCGGGAGTAAAAGCGGATTTTATTCCGCAAAACATGCCGGACAATGAAGTGGAAAAACAGGACCCGGACAGGCCCCTGGGGGATAATGTAGTGCCCCTGAAAGAAAAATCGCCACGGGAGGATAAGTGA
- a CDS encoding ATP-binding protein codes for MSFSIRSKLFATLLAATGGVVLCMYLVMQWSFDQGFLNYVDQQQKRLHLEFSEQLAGEWQKEQSWHYISSHHRYWFELIAVAWGVPMPENNHSGRHRFFDAGAEGRRPPGLPAFPPPNIGHALPYLLDENKSILHGPPIPVSELKLYPIVADDKTVGYLGQVKHQPRLDPLDLQFIRQQSDTFILVAVSMVMVSLLAGLPVASYLVKPINELTRGTLALIAGKYHTAIPVTSKDELGLLSANFNTLADTLKENEQARRQWVADISHELRTPLAVLKGEIEAIQDGVRQSSPQAIASLHGEVEHLNFLIRDLYELSMSDIGALNYQKQPLNPEVVLETTLAGFRNDFSRRGIDVSFDSGAGNALVLADADRLKQLFANLLKNSLRYTDSPGKLAIASNSDGKNLLLHFMDSAPGVSSDELEKIFERLYRVEASRNRKTGGAGLGLSICHNIVKAHGGTIRAKASAMGGLWLTIKIPLFNQAAGRKFNSVNVSKQE; via the coding sequence ATGAGTTTTAGTATACGTTCGAAATTGTTTGCTACCTTGCTGGCGGCCACCGGCGGGGTGGTGCTGTGCATGTATCTTGTGATGCAGTGGAGCTTTGATCAGGGATTTTTAAATTATGTTGATCAGCAGCAAAAGCGCTTGCACCTGGAATTTAGCGAACAGCTTGCCGGTGAGTGGCAAAAGGAACAAAGCTGGCACTATATCAGCAGCCATCACCGTTATTGGTTTGAATTGATAGCTGTGGCCTGGGGTGTACCCATGCCGGAAAACAATCACTCCGGCAGGCACAGGTTTTTCGATGCCGGTGCTGAGGGGAGAAGGCCTCCGGGGCTACCGGCATTTCCACCCCCGAATATCGGGCATGCTTTGCCTTATCTGCTTGATGAAAACAAAAGCATATTACACGGGCCTCCTATCCCGGTAAGCGAGCTTAAGCTGTATCCCATTGTTGCCGATGACAAAACCGTAGGCTATCTGGGGCAGGTGAAGCATCAGCCCAGGCTGGATCCGCTGGACCTGCAATTTATCCGTCAGCAAAGCGATACCTTTATTTTGGTGGCGGTGAGTATGGTGATGGTTTCTTTATTGGCGGGGCTGCCTGTCGCCAGTTATCTGGTGAAGCCGATAAACGAGCTTACCAGGGGGACATTGGCGTTGATCGCCGGTAAATACCACACAGCTATCCCGGTGACCAGTAAGGATGAATTGGGGCTGTTGTCGGCAAACTTTAATACCCTGGCGGATACCCTGAAAGAAAACGAACAGGCCCGGCGGCAATGGGTGGCGGATATTTCCCATGAGCTGCGCACGCCGCTGGCGGTGTTAAAGGGGGAGATAGAGGCGATCCAGGACGGTGTACGTCAGTCGAGCCCGCAGGCGATAGCGTCCCTGCATGGCGAGGTTGAACACCTGAATTTTTTGATCCGCGACCTCTATGAGTTGTCTATGTCGGATATAGGTGCGCTTAACTACCAGAAACAGCCGCTGAACCCTGAAGTGGTTTTGGAAACTACCCTGGCGGGGTTCCGCAATGATTTTTCCCGCAGGGGCATAGACGTCAGTTTTGACTCCGGTGCTGGCAATGCTTTAGTGCTGGCGGATGCCGACCGGCTGAAGCAGTTGTTCGCGAACTTGCTGAAAAACAGCTTACGTTACACCGACAGTCCGGGAAAACTGGCGATTGCCAGCAATAGCGACGGCAAAAACCTGCTGCTGCACTTTATGGATTCAGCTCCCGGCGTCAGTAGCGATGAACTGGAAAAAATCTTTGAACGTTTATACCGGGTAGAAGCTTCCCGTAACAGGAAAACCGGCGGCGCCGGCTTAGGTTTGTCTATTTGCCACAATATTGTTAAAGCCCATGGCGGCACTATCCGCGCGAAGGCTTCAGCCATGGGGGGATTATGGCTGACCATTAAAATTCCCCTTTTTAACCAGGCAGCAGGCAGAAAATTTAATAGTGTTAATGTCAGTAAGCAAGAGTAA
- the argR gene encoding transcriptional regulator ArgR, with protein MTLKTNKNDSELILAFKRLLRDQCYSSQGELAQALAELGFENLSQAKISRLLAKLGAVKSRNTSDRNVYILPEELVIPRSKHAIQSVVLGVKHNNMQIILKTGIGGAPLIARMLDSMGEAAGILGTLAGDDTIFIAPTDVNKIDEIADSIRKLLDVGNN; from the coding sequence ATGACCCTGAAAACGAATAAAAATGACTCTGAATTGATTCTTGCCTTTAAACGCTTGTTAAGGGATCAGTGTTACAGTTCTCAGGGGGAGTTGGCGCAGGCGTTGGCGGAGCTGGGGTTTGAAAACCTGTCCCAGGCGAAAATTTCCCGTTTGCTGGCAAAACTCGGTGCGGTAAAGTCCCGCAATACTTCGGATCGAAATGTTTATATCCTGCCGGAAGAATTAGTGATCCCCAGATCTAAACATGCCATCCAGTCGGTGGTATTGGGGGTTAAGCATAACAATATGCAGATCATCCTGAAAACCGGTATCGGCGGCGCGCCTTTGATTGCCCGTATGCTTGACAGCATGGGGGAAGCGGCGGGGATTTTAGGCACTCTGGCCGGTGACGATACTATTTTTATTGCGCCGACCGATGTCAATAAAATTGATGAAATTGCCGATTCTATCCGCAAGCTGCTGGATGTCGGTAATAACTAA